The Pyrenophora tritici-repentis strain M4 chromosome 2, whole genome shotgun sequence genome window below encodes:
- a CDS encoding DUF1421 multi-domain protein, translating to MAGSQSNSGDTDADVQEQLLNYPSERNTSKRAETISPGAKFTAEHLMRHCPYTVTFDYINPSLWGVPAPEDADETHATTWVAKAIHDYHVGMEWDERLYFDYQWDFEGWTRELFQKVERTTLRSLKTVLRYRGVYTGKFRARVADSLFNLLGGENAPEWDPAEFKAEKFDERSEAYQRQQNAHLAAPIDRQAQQPLQQTQPLEPLQPQPQRPSQGEQYRVRQGVRSHPQYQELQQPPYAINAYAGPQPRQTEQAMQPQQWYPQTQTRPQRPHTARPLGLPHDPYKTLPPRWSRNDRLEANTITQFSKLWDNSNKYTGNAYDLLDDKIKIFFSICWQVDIQEEQFHAVFPRILTGRAETFYIQVVERDDSFADAYMAIKNHFDHDVHHQHYYTDWTTTTFARTRAENPDKGLHEVLQILLDKLQLCQRALGKNFEGEDALRTTVINACRGVPELEMALFKPATICEGLFSDLRSAVETHLARQHTAQLVTEDQYYLDRRYNGNGRIRGGSRGGGGFRGGSRGAYRGGEQRDDNGRGFKPRWRKKCFVCRKEGCWSTNHTDKERKDAPPEDFSVHLAEYEGIEHTSQYNQRGWREEEDCEDDEDDDVAEAHSEHQFFKEQCLADQAFLHHISGDDIYSRDAPSAPASQFLLEDRYTRSVYQGILPDTGAANVSTVGKEQYLALTREDPTVKLDTSTAGKASIKFGKGEATASIGTVQVSTEIGKINFEVLEAPTPFLLCLADMDRLKVYFNNTTDELVQDDNCDGSIDGLDTQLLRD from the exons ATGGCAGGCAGCCAGAGCAACTCTGGCGATACAGACGCTGATGTTCAAGAGCAACTACTCAACTATCCATCCGAACGCAATACAAGCAAGCGCGCAGAAACTATATCCCCAGGAGCGAAGTTTACTGCTGAACACCTTATGCGACactgtccatacacagtCACGTTTGACTATATCAACCCATCtctctggggtgtacccgcacCAGAGGATGCAGACGAGACGCACGCAACAACCTGGGTCGCGAAggctatccacgactaccATGTAGGAATGGAATGGGATGAGAGACTATACTTCGACTACcaatgggactttgaaggatggacacGAGAGCTATTCCAGAAGGTTGAGCGCACTACGCTAAGATCTCTGAAGACTGTGCTCCGGTATAGGGGAGTCTATACAGGCAAATTTCGGGCTAGAGTAGCTGATTCCCTCTTCAACTTACTAGGAGGAGAAAACGCTCCCGAATGGGACCCTGCAGAGTTCAAGGCCGAGAAGTTTGACGAACGTTCTGAGGCGTACCAGCGTCAGCAGAACGCACATCTAGCAGCCCCTATAGATAGACAAGCGCAGCAGCCACTGCAACAGACGCAGCCACTGGAACCGCTACAGCCGCAGCCACAACGTCCGTCACAGGGCgagcagtatagagtgagacaaggcgttCGAAGCCACCCGCAATATCAAGAGCTACAACAACCGCCCTACGCGATCAATGCCTATGCAGGACCACAGCCTCGACAAACGGAGCAGGCTATGCAACCACAACAATGGTACCCGCAGACACAGACACGACCCCAGCGACCGCATACCGCGAG ACCCCTTGGCCTACCACAtgacccgtacaagacgctaccgccgcgatggtctCGCAACGATCGGCTCGAAGCCaatacgatcacgcagttctctaagctatgggacaatagcaacaagtatacagggaatgcgtacgatctcctagacgataagattaagatcttcttcagcatctgctggcaggtagatatccaggaggagcagtttcacgcagtgtttccccgtatccttaccgggcgtgcagagacgttctacatacaggttgtagagagagatgatagctttgctgatgcgtacatggcaatcaaaaaccacttcgaccatgacgtccatcaccagcactactacacagactggacgactacaaccttcgctcgcacccgcGCAGAGAACCCTGATaagggactacacgaggttctgcagatcctgcttgacaagctgcagctatgccagcgtgcccttggcaagaactttgagggtGAGGATGCCCTCCGCACTACGgtcatcaatgcctgccgaggagtaccagaacttgagatggcactgttcaagccagccacaatctgtgaaggactcttctcagaTCTACGATCCGCAGTGGAAACACACCTAGCACGGCAACACACCGCCCAGTTGGTCACAGAAGATCAATACTACCTAGACcgccgatacaacggcaatggaaggatccgaggtggatctcgaggtggaggaggattcagaggcggatccagaggagcataccgaggaggcgagcagcgcgacgacaacggacgaggattcaagccacgttggaggaagaaatgctttgtttgccggaaggaaggatgctggtctaccaaccacacagataaagagcgcaaagatgccc CCCCTGaggacttctccgtacatcttgcagaatacgaagggatcgagcacaccagccagtacaatcagagaggctggagagaggaggaagactgcgaggatgacgaggatgacgacgtcgcggaagcaCATTCTGAACACCAGTTCTTCaaggagcaatgccttgcagaccaggcgttcttgcatcATATCTCGGGCGACGACATATACAGCCGAGACGCGCCGTCAGCACCAGCATCGCAGTTCCTGCTTGAGGACCGCTACACACGATCTGTGTACCAAGGAATCCTACCAGATACAGGCGCTGCAAACGTATCCACGGTCGGCAAGGAGCAATACCTCGCACTTACGAGAGAAGATCCGACGGTTAAGTTAGACACATCTACAGCAGGGAAAGCGTCTATTAAATTCGGAAAAGGCGAGGCTACAGCGTCGATTGGCACCGTGCAGGTCTCTACGGAGATCGGAAAAATCAACTTCGAAGTGCTCGAGGCGCCTACGCCGTTCTTGCtatgccttgcagacatggaccgctTAAAGGTATACTTCAACAATACGACAGACGAGCTGGTTCAGGATGAC aattgcgacggctccatcgacggtttggacacccagctgttaCGCGACTAG
- a CDS encoding IlvA, Threonine dehydratase has product MLKREEQLPTFSFKLRGAYNKMAYLRPKDSWKGVITCSTGNHAYGVAFSSRCLKIPAIIVMPLKTPEIIKKPISQMGAKIVLYELHNIIFISAFDDPYVIAGHGTIGMEISRQTDLKKLKAIFCAVGGGGMIAGIGLYIKRLAPNVQIIGVESVDANAMAQSLRARKRVILEQVDTFSGSAAVKIVGEETFRICLDVVDSIEEVTVDETCAAIKDIYDDTRVLAEPAGALPLAGLQKWAARNPSLHEDSSLIAIVGGANMTFDCLPFITERVRASKEH; this is encoded by the exons ATGCTTAAGCGTGAGGAACAGCTGCCTACGTTCAGCTTTAAACTTCGAGGCGCGTACAACAAGATGGCATATCTACGCCCTAAGGATAGTTGGAAAGGCGTTATTACCTGTAGCACTG GGAATCATGCCTACGGTGTTGCTTTCTCATCCCGCTGCCTAAAGATACCTGCGATCATAGTCATGCCTCTCAAGACGCCCGAAATTATTAAAAAACCAATATCACAGATGGGAGCTAAGATTGTGCTATACG AACTGCATAATATCATATTCATATCTGCCTTCGACGACCCATATGTAATTGCCGGACATGGGACGATAGGTATGGAGATTTCAAGGCAGACAGATTTAAAGAAGTTGAAAGCTATCTTCTGCGCTGTAGGAGGCGGTGGAATGATCGCGGGGATAGGACTATACATCAAGCGTTTGGCACCAAATGTTCAGATAATTGGTGTTGAATCGGTGGATGCGAATGCAATGGCACAGTCATTACGGGCGAGAAAGCGAGTAATACTTGAGCAGGTTGACACCTTTTCCGGTAGTGCTGCTGTTAAGATTGTTGGAGAAGAAACCTTCAGAATATGCTTAGACGTGGTAGATTCGATTGAAGAAGTAACGGTTGATGAGACATGCGCGGCTATAAAAGATATATACGACGACACGCGGGTACTTGCGGAACCTGCTGGTGCCCTACCACTTGCGGGACTTCAAAAATGGGCAGCCCGAAATCCAAGTCTTCACGAAGACAGTAGTCTGATCGCTATCGTAGGAGGTGCTAACATGACATTTGATTGCCTTCCTTTTATTACTGAACGTGTTCGAGCCAGCAAAGAACATTAA